The Pyxidicoccus sp. MSG2 DNA segment GTGGCGCACTTCGCGGCGGAGAACGAGCAGGCCGCCATCGTCATGACGCGCGAGCTGCTGTCGTTCCTCCCCTCCAACAACCAGGAGGACCCGCCCGTCCAGCCGTGCGAGGACGACCCGTTCCGCGCCGAGGCGTCGCTCAAGGACATCGTCCCGAGCAACCCCAACAAGCCCTACGACATCAAGGAAGTCATCAAGGCCGTCGTCGACGACAAGCACTTCTTCGAGGTGCAGGACCAGTTCGCGAAGAACATCGTCGTCGGCTTCGCGCGCATGAACGGCCGCAGCGTGGGCGTCGTGGCCAACCAGCCCGCGGTGCTGGCCGGCGTGCTGGACATCGACGCGAGCGTGAAGGCCGCGCGCTTCGTGCGCTTCTGCGACTGCTTCAACATCCCCCTCATCACCTTCGTGGACGTGCCCGGCTTCCTCCCCGGCACCTCGCAGGAGTGGGGCGGCATCATCACCCACGGCGCCAAGCTGCTGTACGCCTACGCCGAGGCCACCGTCCCCAAGGTCACCATCATCACCCGCAAGGCCTACGGCGGCGCCTACGACGTCATGGCGTCCAAGCACATCCGCGCGGACATCAACTACGCCTGGCCCACCGCGGAAATCGCCGTCATGGGCCCCGAGGGCGCGGTGAACATCATCTTCCGCAACGAGCTGCTCAAGGCCCCCGACGCCGCGGCCGAGCGCGCGAAGCTCACCGCCGAGTACCGGGAGAAGTTCGCCAACCCGTTCAAGGCGGCGGAGCTGGGCTACATCGACGAGGTCATCCGTCCGGAAGACACCCGTTCGCGCATCATCCGCGCGCTGGAGATGCTGAAGGACAAGCGCCAGGAAAACCTGCCGCGTAAACACGGCAATATCCCGCTGTAGGGTGTTCCCTCGGCGGCAGGGCTGCCCTCCCCTGGCTGGAGGGCAGGCAGGCACGCGCCATCCTGGAAATTTGAGGGTGGCGCGCGGGCTTTCAGGTTGCCAGGAAAGGAACCCATTTTGTCCCACCGCCGACTCATCCTCTTTCTCTCCGACGTTGAAGGTAACCTCACCGCGCTGCGCCAGACGCTGAAGCGCGTATGTGAGGCGGTCGACCTGCCCACGCCTGAAGTGAAGTGGCTGGAGTCACCGCCCGAGGGCCTTTCCGAGGCGGGCTGGCACGCCGCCGAGCTGGAGCTGCCCCCCGCCCCCGGCCGCAAGGCGCGCAAGTCCGAGCAGCCCTTCCTGGAGGAGCAGCTGGACGCGATGACGCAGGCCCTGGCGCAGGACTTCCGCGACAGGGCGCTGGGCATCTTCGTGGACCGGGAGCACAGCTACGCCCGTACGTGCGTCAGCGGCCCGGGCCGCCCCTCGAAGGCCGTGGAGGGCGAAGTGCTGGACGTCATGCGCCAGGCCGCGCGCTGGCTGGACGTCGAGACGGGCATGCTGGCAAAG contains these protein-coding regions:
- a CDS encoding acyl-CoA carboxylase subunit beta, translated to MDETSENPLRARLQQLEKQAELGGGADRIAKQHEAGKLTARERIDLLLDPGSFCELDKFVTHRSSDFGMGDKKIPGDGVVTGYGTVEGRKVFVFAQDFTVFGGSLSGAYAQKICKIMDMATRVGAPVIGLNDSGGARIQEGVESLAGYADIFLRNTLASGVVPQISLIMGPCAGGAVYSPAITDFIMMVKDTSYMFITGPDVIKTVTHEEVTKEALGGALTHNQKSGVAHFAAENEQAAIVMTRELLSFLPSNNQEDPPVQPCEDDPFRAEASLKDIVPSNPNKPYDIKEVIKAVVDDKHFFEVQDQFAKNIVVGFARMNGRSVGVVANQPAVLAGVLDIDASVKAARFVRFCDCFNIPLITFVDVPGFLPGTSQEWGGIITHGAKLLYAYAEATVPKVTIITRKAYGGAYDVMASKHIRADINYAWPTAEIAVMGPEGAVNIIFRNELLKAPDAAAERAKLTAEYREKFANPFKAAELGYIDEVIRPEDTRSRIIRALEMLKDKRQENLPRKHGNIPL